A single region of the Vallitalea longa genome encodes:
- a CDS encoding SPASM domain-containing protein: MSYNYNSFKEIKEFCDENGFGYQVDADVFSKTNGVFSPQDLRMSSEQLHEVLLEIDKIRDFNLHEHTENELICPNIEYSLFIDSNGDAYPCNKYFIKVGNIYNNSIDDIWNNNPLISKLQNLKWKDTTCAKCRINKYCSKCPRVALLEDGNLLGKSSLACDFANVRCDLY, encoded by the coding sequence ATGAGTTATAATTATAATTCTTTTAAAGAAATAAAAGAGTTCTGTGACGAAAATGGATTCGGATACCAAGTTGATGCTGATGTTTTTTCTAAAACCAATGGTGTCTTCTCTCCACAAGATCTAAGGATGTCTTCAGAACAGCTACATGAAGTTCTACTGGAAATTGATAAAATAAGAGACTTCAATTTACATGAGCATACTGAAAATGAATTGATTTGTCCTAACATTGAATATTCTCTTTTTATTGACAGTAATGGAGATGCATATCCCTGTAATAAATATTTCATCAAGGTAGGAAACATATATAATAATTCTATTGATGATATATGGAATAATAATCCATTAATCAGCAAACTACAAAATCTTAAATGGAAAGATACTACTTGTGCTAAATGCCGTATCAATAAATATTGTTCCAAATGTCCTAGGGTAGCTTTGTTGGAAGATGGTAATTTATTAGGTAAATCATCATTAGCTTGTGATTTTGCCAATGTAAGATGTGATTTATATTAA
- the ribD gene encoding bifunctional diaminohydroxyphosphoribosylaminopyrimidine deaminase/5-amino-6-(5-phosphoribosylamino)uracil reductase RibD, which yields MKQLKPNKTNNPYQEQEHIKYMKRAIRLSKKGLGHVSPNPLVGAVIVKQGRIIGEGYHAKLGGNHAEINALNSCKENPKDATMYVTLEPCTHYGRTPPCVDAIIENGIKQVIIGFIDPNPLVSGKGVEKLRNNGISVICGVCQDEIKELNKIFIKYITSKKPYCILKTAMTIDGKTASVTGKSKWISCKKSREYVHRIRHEVKGIMVGIGTVITDNPLLTTRLPNDRGINPIRIVVDTKCRISLDANVITGKGKTIIATTVDAPKEKVKNLEKKGIGVLIINKKNNMVDIKQLIGILGEMEIDSILLEGGSSLNFSCLEAGIVDEVITFIAPKIIGGNNAKTSIGGIGIPLIKDAHMLEDMNIKKIDEDIMIRAKVKPKP from the coding sequence ATGAAACAGTTAAAACCCAATAAAACCAATAATCCGTATCAGGAACAAGAACATATCAAATACATGAAAAGAGCTATAAGACTATCAAAAAAAGGCTTAGGACATGTTAGCCCTAATCCCTTAGTTGGAGCGGTAATAGTAAAACAAGGAAGAATAATAGGTGAAGGTTATCATGCTAAATTAGGTGGCAACCATGCCGAGATCAATGCACTGAATAGCTGCAAAGAAAATCCAAAAGACGCTACTATGTATGTAACCCTAGAACCATGCACCCATTACGGAAGGACACCTCCTTGTGTTGATGCAATTATAGAAAATGGAATAAAACAGGTAATAATAGGTTTTATAGACCCTAACCCATTAGTATCTGGTAAAGGTGTAGAAAAACTAAGGAATAATGGTATCTCAGTCATATGTGGTGTATGCCAAGATGAAATCAAGGAATTGAATAAAATATTCATCAAGTATATAACATCAAAAAAACCTTACTGCATATTGAAAACCGCTATGACAATAGATGGAAAAACCGCTTCTGTAACTGGCAAATCCAAATGGATTTCATGTAAGAAATCTAGAGAATATGTTCATAGAATTAGGCATGAAGTAAAAGGGATAATGGTAGGAATCGGAACTGTTATCACAGATAATCCCTTATTGACAACAAGATTGCCTAATGATAGAGGTATAAATCCCATACGTATAGTAGTTGATACGAAATGTAGAATCTCTCTAGATGCTAATGTCATAACTGGAAAAGGAAAAACAATTATAGCAACTACTGTTGATGCACCAAAAGAGAAAGTAAAGAATCTAGAGAAAAAAGGAATAGGGGTTCTTATTATAAACAAGAAAAACAATATGGTTGATATAAAACAATTGATAGGTATATTAGGAGAAATGGAAATCGACAGCATCCTATTAGAAGGAGGAAGCAGCTTGAATTTCAGTTGCTTAGAGGCAGGTATCGTAGATGAAGTAATTACTTTTATAGCTCCTAAGATTATTGGAGGCAACAATGCGAAAACGTCAATAGGCGGAATAGGTATACCACTTATCAAAGATGCTCATATGTTAGAAGACATGAATATCAAAAAGATTGATGAAGATATTATGATAAGAGCCAAAGTAAAACCGAAACCATGA
- a CDS encoding ATP-binding cassette domain-containing protein: MKKYFKEIRFHIFMRVLCYGFVTLATAAIPALQKQLFDLILGEEAIIDSFPVIIVTYVVCLLSASLFGYLSMLYTWKASLRFELSLKRDFFKSVFNYKYEDFASRDIGEYISIQGNDITALDMDYLTPLVDIIQAFIQILIFGVFLFVNVDWRISTVILIGSILTIIIPKVTSKPLADKRNTWLNQMGKYVSRIKDFLEGFKLIQSRTRNNINKEHEKILEETKNMRYKYGKFKSLTFALENLGLNIVSAVAFIIAAILLLNGDLTMGSCVAAFGYINSFISPINDLMYDFNSVSSLKKTKEKVIAYLEKEINQDLKVKKKFNQNITFENISFRYDNFSLDNFSYEFVKGKKYALIGHNGSGKSTLINGLMNYITPISGRIDIDGENIDSIDTAHIMYCLNQNEHIFSDSFINNATVFSSYQESSLNRVTDNLRLKIIDNLKTQDNSQNLSGGEKQVLSIIRMLTSSTEICLMDEPFAAVDSKTTEILENMLMDLQDKTIIMVTHDLSENLAKFDEILLMEKGKVIGKGTYKEISEKQEFKKLIKTYLH, encoded by the coding sequence TTGAAAAAATATTTTAAGGAAATTAGATTTCACATTTTTATGAGGGTCCTATGCTATGGATTTGTTACATTAGCTACAGCAGCCATTCCAGCATTGCAAAAACAATTATTTGATTTAATACTGGGAGAAGAAGCAATAATAGATTCATTCCCTGTCATTATAGTAACATATGTGGTATGTTTGTTATCTGCATCTCTCTTTGGTTATTTATCAATGCTGTATACATGGAAGGCATCTTTGAGATTCGAATTATCCTTGAAAAGAGATTTTTTTAAGTCAGTTTTCAACTATAAATATGAGGACTTTGCCTCAAGAGATATAGGTGAATATATTTCTATTCAAGGAAATGATATTACAGCACTTGATATGGATTATCTGACACCGTTAGTAGATATAATACAAGCATTTATCCAAATATTGATTTTTGGAGTTTTCTTATTCGTAAATGTAGACTGGAGAATATCTACAGTGATACTTATAGGTTCAATATTGACTATCATTATTCCTAAGGTTACTTCTAAACCCCTTGCCGATAAAAGGAATACATGGCTTAATCAAATGGGTAAATATGTATCAAGGATTAAAGATTTCCTTGAAGGATTTAAACTCATCCAAAGCAGGACAAGGAACAATATTAATAAAGAACATGAAAAAATATTGGAAGAAACAAAAAACATGAGATACAAATATGGAAAGTTCAAATCTCTGACATTTGCATTAGAAAATCTTGGCTTGAATATAGTAAGTGCAGTAGCTTTTATAATTGCTGCAATTCTATTATTGAACGGTGACTTGACAATGGGTTCATGTGTAGCAGCTTTTGGCTATATAAACAGTTTCATCTCACCTATCAATGATTTGATGTATGATTTTAACTCTGTCAGTTCACTAAAGAAAACAAAAGAAAAAGTAATTGCTTATTTAGAGAAAGAAATAAACCAAGATCTAAAAGTCAAGAAGAAATTCAACCAAAACATCACTTTTGAAAATATCAGCTTCAGATATGATAATTTTTCTTTGGATAACTTCAGTTATGAATTCGTTAAAGGTAAGAAGTATGCATTAATCGGTCATAATGGTTCAGGAAAATCTACTTTGATTAATGGATTGATGAACTATATTACTCCAATTAGTGGGAGAATAGATATTGATGGAGAAAACATAGATTCTATAGATACAGCACATATCATGTATTGCCTTAACCAAAATGAGCATATATTTTCTGATAGTTTTATAAATAATGCAACGGTATTTTCTTCCTATCAGGAATCAAGTTTGAATAGAGTAACTGATAATCTAAGATTGAAGATTATTGATAATCTAAAAACACAAGATAATTCACAGAATTTGAGTGGAGGAGAAAAACAAGTCTTGAGTATTATAAGAATGCTTACATCAAGTACAGAGATATGTCTAATGGATGAACCTTTTGCAGCTGTTGATAGTAAGACCACTGAAATATTAGAGAACATGCTGATGGATCTTCAAGACAAAACAATAATAATGGTAACTCATGATCTATCGGAGAATCTAGCTAAATTCGATGAAATACTTTTGATGGAAAAGGGTAAAGTAATAGGAAAAGGCACTTACAAGGAAATATCAGAGAAACAAGAATTCAAGAAACTAATAAAAACTTATTTGCATTAA
- a CDS encoding riboflavin synthase: protein MFTGLIAEVGKIVKVEKGIDSAKLTIKSHRLMSDIKVGDSIAVNGVCLTVTSYDNTMFTVDVMPETMSKSNIRGLSENSLVNLEPALRVGDRFGGHIVTGHIDGIGTISSMIKDDNATRVRINMNEELNKLIIRKGSVAVDGISLTVADVYEDGFQVSIIPLTGKDTTLLNKKIRDKVNIECDIIGKYVEKLMANDKDEVSKKSRVDRDLLLANGFI, encoded by the coding sequence ATGTTTACAGGATTAATAGCAGAAGTAGGGAAAATAGTCAAGGTAGAAAAAGGAATTGATTCTGCAAAACTGACTATAAAATCTCATAGATTAATGAGTGATATCAAAGTAGGTGACAGTATTGCCGTAAATGGTGTTTGTCTTACTGTAACATCATATGATAATACAATGTTTACTGTTGATGTCATGCCTGAAACAATGTCAAAATCCAATATCAGAGGACTGAGTGAAAATAGCTTAGTCAATCTGGAACCTGCTCTAAGAGTGGGGGATAGGTTTGGTGGACATATTGTGACAGGACACATAGATGGTATAGGTACTATCAGTAGTATGATAAAAGATGATAACGCTACTAGAGTTAGAATCAATATGAATGAAGAGTTAAACAAGTTAATAATCCGCAAAGGTTCTGTAGCTGTGGATGGTATAAGTCTAACAGTTGCTGATGTTTATGAAGATGGTTTTCAGGTTTCAATAATACCTTTGACAGGAAAGGACACAACTTTACTGAACAAGAAAATTAGAGACAAAGTAAATATAGAATGTGATATCATCGGTAAATATGTTGAGAAGCTCATGGCTAATGATAAAGATGAAGTGTCAAAGAAGTCAAGAGTGGATAGAGACTTGTTACTTGCTAATGGATTTATTTAA
- a CDS encoding sugar-binding transcriptional regulator: MTNDNVFGNSRLDYIRVANYYYKSGLTQEEIAQNMNISRQRVNRMLSKCIKMGIVRITIEGVDETNLGLETQLEQKYGLKAVRISGNISEENVYEEIGKTAANYLAGIISKGDIIGFSRGRSMSALVDYMPVVKVNNVVVTQLMGGWNNQQTKIKVDDIVHRFSEKIHAASTLLYAPVLVNNPKLREAIINEPFFYEAYNVIKSCSIAVVGIGDATSKTILPNMEKEDYEYCIRNNAVGEICAHFFDKDGKAIKTPLDERVINVDLDDFFNIPLRLGVAGSKSKIPAILGALRGGYINSLVTDLDTAQFLNDVE, from the coding sequence ATGACTAATGATAATGTTTTCGGAAATTCCCGTTTGGATTATATAAGAGTAGCCAATTATTACTATAAATCTGGTCTTACTCAAGAAGAGATTGCCCAGAATATGAATATATCACGTCAACGCGTTAATAGAATGTTGAGTAAATGTATTAAAATGGGTATCGTTCGTATTACTATTGAAGGTGTTGATGAGACAAATCTCGGATTAGAAACACAGCTTGAACAGAAATACGGTCTAAAAGCAGTCAGAATATCTGGTAATATATCTGAAGAGAATGTTTATGAAGAAATAGGAAAGACTGCTGCTAATTATCTAGCGGGTATTATTAGTAAAGGAGATATCATCGGCTTTTCTAGAGGAAGAAGTATGTCAGCTTTAGTTGATTACATGCCTGTCGTAAAGGTTAATAATGTTGTTGTTACTCAATTAATGGGAGGATGGAATAATCAACAAACTAAAATAAAGGTTGATGATATAGTTCATCGTTTTAGCGAAAAAATACATGCTGCATCCACGTTACTTTATGCTCCGGTTTTAGTAAATAATCCAAAACTTAGAGAAGCTATAATAAACGAGCCTTTTTTCTATGAAGCATATAATGTAATAAAATCCTGTTCTATTGCTGTTGTAGGAATCGGAGATGCGACAAGTAAAACAATCTTACCTAACATGGAAAAAGAAGATTATGAATATTGTATTCGTAATAATGCTGTTGGAGAGATATGTGCACATTTTTTTGATAAAGATGGAAAAGCCATAAAAACACCACTTGACGAGCGTGTCATTAATGTTGATTTAGATGATTTCTTTAATATACCATTACGTTTAGGGGTAGCTGGATCAAAGTCTAAGATTCCAGCAATTCTTGGAGCATTAAGAGGCGGATATATTAATTCATTAGTGACTGATCTTGATACAGCTCAGTTTTTAAATGATGTTGAATAG
- a CDS encoding APC family permease: MSNSKNNNQQGSLGLVACVTIIVGGMIGSAIFSLSGMTIYYAGPAAIISWIIAAIVLLMYGLQIAELSTIYPKSGGVFVFPTKSLGKTEKQGKIWGFISAWGYLNANVVGIAFAAIYVATYLSVGFPIFEGMQIPLAIGACLFCFILNILKVSVAGKANTVLVILLTCTMIVFVVIGLCTKNWDSSLLTPFFSQGIKGSTGFLSAIPNAMVAYGSIVAIAFMVSEVKNPNKNVPKSMCIAMSVVIVLYVLILITTVGLITSNFLEENPGMRFIPLYAAAFTKLQAFPWLAKVISISAVLALLTTINVLIAITSRAVVAIADGGMLPKSLSKINSRTGTPIIASIAVTLVAMIISCFPQFTAEIVNIGSLLAAITISINCVSLIVARKKNKYVQGNYRAPGGSYLPIITLAIIIVSYIPGIISGAALWYYIIAWYAVGIIILFINRSLAKK, encoded by the coding sequence GTGTCTAATTCTAAGAATAATAATCAACAAGGTTCTCTTGGTTTAGTAGCATGTGTTACTATTATTGTTGGTGGAATGATAGGTAGTGCTATTTTCTCATTATCGGGAATGACAATCTATTATGCAGGTCCAGCAGCTATTATTTCATGGATTATAGCTGCTATAGTTCTTCTTATGTACGGTCTACAAATCGCGGAGCTTTCTACGATTTATCCCAAATCAGGCGGCGTTTTTGTCTTTCCTACAAAATCACTTGGAAAAACAGAAAAACAAGGTAAAATATGGGGATTTATTTCCGCATGGGGTTACCTTAATGCTAATGTCGTAGGAATAGCATTTGCTGCAATTTATGTGGCTACTTATCTAAGCGTAGGATTCCCTATTTTTGAAGGAATGCAGATACCTTTAGCAATCGGTGCTTGTCTGTTTTGTTTTATACTTAATATATTGAAAGTTAGTGTAGCAGGTAAAGCCAATACCGTATTGGTCATATTATTAACTTGTACAATGATAGTTTTTGTAGTTATCGGGTTATGTACTAAAAATTGGGACTCATCTTTGCTAACTCCATTTTTCTCACAAGGAATTAAAGGTAGTACAGGATTTTTAAGTGCCATTCCTAATGCTATGGTTGCATATGGGTCAATAGTTGCAATAGCTTTCATGGTATCTGAAGTAAAGAATCCCAATAAGAATGTTCCAAAATCAATGTGCATAGCAATGAGTGTTGTCATAGTTCTATATGTATTGATTTTAATTACAACCGTAGGATTGATAACATCTAATTTCCTAGAAGAAAATCCTGGAATGCGTTTTATTCCACTATATGCTGCTGCATTTACTAAATTACAAGCATTTCCATGGCTTGCAAAAGTAATCTCAATATCAGCTGTTCTAGCTTTGCTTACAACAATAAATGTTCTCATAGCCATAACTTCTAGAGCTGTTGTAGCTATCGCTGATGGAGGAATGCTTCCAAAATCACTTAGCAAGATTAATTCTAGAACAGGTACTCCTATAATTGCAAGTATAGCTGTTACATTAGTAGCTATGATAATATCCTGTTTCCCTCAATTTACTGCTGAAATAGTTAATATAGGCTCTCTCTTAGCTGCTATAACTATTTCCATAAATTGTGTTTCATTAATAGTTGCACGTAAAAAAAATAAATATGTTCAGGGTAATTATCGTGCTCCCGGTGGTTCTTATCTTCCAATTATAACACTAGCGATAATTATAGTATCTTACATACCTGGAATAATCAGCGGAGCAGCCTTATGGTATTACATAATTGCTTGGTATGCTGTAGGAATAATAATTCTATTTATTAATCGTTCTTTGGCTAAGAAGTAA
- a CDS encoding class I fructose-bisphosphate aldolase: MTNTTCRMNHIFRPDKKTFIMAMDHGSNFNVLPALKKPGKVIREIAEAGADAFLTTVGLTEKFAGDFLGKGIILRIDGGVSFLGDHSKPLQTVVTAEDALRLGADSIITMGFPGSKFENEILSNLTRNILSAHKWGIPVTAEALPRGFEGGEDSRTPENIMFSCRQSTEFGADIIKTIYTGDKETFKELTESVYAPVVILGGSKKVPERVLLQEIKDAMEAGGAGVAMGRNIWGHDNPARYAAAIAKLIHEDCSVDAALKELNPKF, from the coding sequence ATGACTAACACAACATGCAGGATGAATCACATATTCAGACCGGACAAAAAAACTTTTATCATGGCTATGGACCACGGTTCCAACTTTAACGTGCTACCAGCCTTAAAAAAACCAGGAAAAGTTATAAGAGAGATAGCAGAAGCAGGAGCAGATGCTTTTCTGACTACTGTTGGATTAACTGAAAAATTTGCAGGGGATTTTCTTGGAAAAGGGATAATACTTCGTATTGATGGAGGAGTATCATTCTTAGGTGACCATTCAAAACCATTACAAACAGTAGTAACAGCAGAAGATGCTCTCAGGTTAGGTGCAGATTCCATAATTACTATGGGATTTCCTGGTTCCAAATTCGAAAATGAAATATTAAGTAATTTGACTCGTAATATATTGAGTGCTCATAAATGGGGAATTCCTGTTACAGCAGAAGCATTACCACGAGGATTTGAAGGTGGGGAAGACTCAAGGACTCCAGAAAATATTATGTTCTCATGTAGACAGAGTACAGAATTCGGAGCAGACATAATAAAGACTATATATACAGGAGATAAAGAAACATTTAAAGAATTAACAGAAAGCGTGTATGCACCTGTCGTTATTCTAGGAGGCTCCAAGAAAGTTCCGGAACGTGTATTGTTGCAAGAGATAAAAGATGCCATGGAAGCAGGGGGAGCAGGAGTGGCAATGGGACGTAACATATGGGGACATGATAATCCTGCAAGATATGCAGCTGCCATAGCTAAACTAATACATGAAGATTGTAGTGTAGACGCTGCGCTAAAAGAATTGAATCCTAAGTTTTAG
- a CDS encoding bifunctional riboflavin kinase/FAD synthetase, whose translation MKHIFGTDMKVGKSCIAFGQFDGLHKGHMAVIDELIKEKTSDSTSILLSLDYVCDSINEKVIYTEEEKELILRNSSIDLMLSYPFTADVKRMEPERFIKEILIDKLGAKTIVAGEKCRFGRDCKGSIMTLKHFESKYNYKVVCPKTVKYKGQAVTSKLIKDEICEGNINKANEFLGHAFKMIGEVVHGKAIGRTVGMPTANLKVADNKLMPQNGVYATLSEVDSKVVKGLTNIGLRPSVDNNDYITIETYLLDFSKDIYGKKIALDIHTYIRGVIKFSSIDEVKKQVDKDIHSIRKYLDNVKLLDVI comes from the coding sequence ATGAAACATATTTTTGGAACAGATATGAAAGTTGGAAAATCATGTATAGCATTTGGACAATTTGATGGATTACATAAAGGTCATATGGCTGTTATAGATGAGCTTATTAAGGAGAAGACAAGTGATTCAACTTCTATTCTTCTAAGTTTAGATTATGTTTGTGATAGCATAAATGAAAAAGTTATATATACAGAAGAAGAAAAAGAACTTATACTCAGGAACAGTTCAATTGATTTGATGTTATCTTATCCCTTTACAGCGGATGTCAAGAGAATGGAGCCAGAGAGATTCATAAAAGAAATTCTCATAGATAAATTAGGTGCAAAAACAATTGTAGCAGGGGAAAAATGCAGATTCGGTAGAGATTGTAAAGGCAGTATCATGACATTGAAACATTTTGAGTCAAAATATAATTATAAAGTAGTCTGTCCAAAAACAGTTAAATATAAAGGACAAGCTGTTACATCTAAATTAATAAAAGATGAGATATGTGAAGGGAATATCAATAAGGCCAATGAATTTTTGGGACATGCTTTTAAAATGATCGGAGAAGTAGTTCATGGTAAGGCAATAGGCAGGACTGTAGGAATGCCTACAGCCAATCTAAAAGTAGCTGATAACAAATTGATGCCTCAAAATGGAGTATATGCGACTTTATCTGAAGTAGATAGTAAAGTAGTAAAAGGACTTACTAATATTGGTCTTAGACCTTCCGTTGATAATAATGATTATATAACCATAGAAACTTATTTGCTGGACTTTTCTAAAGATATTTACGGCAAGAAAATAGCTCTGGACATCCATACATATATAAGAGGGGTTATCAAATTCAGTAGTATAGATGAAGTAAAAAAACAGGTGGATAAAGATATACATTCCATTAGAAAATATTTGGATAATGTGAAATTATTGGATGTAATATAG
- a CDS encoding zinc-dependent alcohol dehydrogenase — translation MSKYKVNVISNEKEVTTHELELKQPQDKQVLIKVDACAICTLEQRVYKGVMKRYPFAGGHEVAGTIESIGENVKNVKVGDKVAVFLLTSCGECYYCRKGLENQCVQSFRTSIHEGFVGPGGLSEYMLVDAKRVYRLADDINMSHAALTEPLACCVHSINNAKVELGNDVVVIGVGIMGGFHIQLAKLRGARVIACDINKGRLDVARKLGADIVINSNETNAIEQVKTLTEGRGADVVFCTAAISQLAADSVEMVGKLGRVIMYSSFHPDNPIDLNVNKVHSKEMIITGAVNPCTSDFLTSTRLLSYNLINVSDLISDEININDIQKAFEKAIDPLTYRIIVKCNR, via the coding sequence ATGAGCAAATATAAGGTTAACGTCATATCTAATGAAAAAGAAGTAACAACACATGAACTAGAGTTGAAACAGCCACAAGATAAACAAGTGCTTATTAAAGTAGATGCATGTGCAATATGTACTCTAGAACAAAGAGTATACAAAGGTGTAATGAAAAGATATCCTTTTGCTGGAGGGCATGAAGTAGCAGGAACTATAGAATCTATTGGTGAAAATGTAAAAAATGTAAAAGTGGGTGATAAAGTAGCAGTATTTTTATTAACATCTTGTGGTGAGTGCTATTATTGTAGAAAAGGATTAGAAAATCAATGTGTTCAATCCTTTAGAACTTCTATACATGAGGGTTTTGTCGGTCCAGGTGGATTGTCAGAATATATGTTGGTAGATGCAAAAAGAGTTTATAGATTAGCAGATGACATTAATATGTCACATGCAGCACTAACAGAACCATTAGCGTGCTGTGTACATAGTATCAACAACGCGAAAGTTGAATTAGGTAATGATGTAGTAGTTATCGGTGTGGGTATAATGGGAGGATTTCATATACAATTAGCAAAACTGAGGGGTGCTAGAGTAATTGCATGTGATATCAATAAAGGAAGATTAGATGTTGCTAGGAAGTTAGGTGCTGACATAGTCATTAATTCTAATGAGACCAATGCAATAGAACAAGTGAAAACATTGACTGAAGGACGTGGTGCAGATGTGGTATTTTGCACAGCCGCAATATCACAATTAGCTGCTGACAGTGTTGAAATGGTAGGAAAGCTAGGAAGAGTTATAATGTACAGTTCTTTTCATCCAGATAATCCAATAGATCTAAATGTCAACAAAGTCCATTCAAAAGAAATGATTATCACTGGAGCTGTGAATCCATGTACTTCTGATTTCTTAACTTCTACAAGGTTATTATCATACAATCTTATCAATGTATCCGATCTAATATCCGATGAGATAAATATTAATGATATACAAAAAGCATTTGAAAAGGCTATTGATCCATTAACATATCGTATTATTGTAAAATGCAATAGATAA
- a CDS encoding bifunctional 3,4-dihydroxy-2-butanone-4-phosphate synthase/GTP cyclohydrolase II codes for MKFNTIEEAISDIKKGKMIIVVDDENRENEGDLLIAAEKITPEAMNFMIKNARGIVCVPMLEERLNELNIPLMVSKNTDSKKTAFTVSVDYCETTTGVSAYERCETVNKLVDKNITGDKFTRPGHIYPLIARKGGVLKRAGHTEAAVDMTKLADMYPAGVICEIVNEDGTMARLPELMKYASKHNLKIISIEDLIKYRKKHEKIIERKASAKLPTKYGMFELYGYVNKIDNEEHIALVKGKVDDGEPTLVRIHSECLTGDVLGSTKCDCGDQLHEAMRRIGQEEKGAIIYMRQEGRGIGLINKIKAYSLQDKGMDTVEANLALGFKEDLREYSVSAQILQDLGISKVKLMTNNPEKVEGIEKYDVDVVERVPIEIGYNKDNQYYLEIKKEKMGHILSLTR; via the coding sequence ATGAAATTTAACACTATTGAAGAAGCAATTAGTGATATTAAAAAAGGAAAAATGATTATTGTTGTAGATGATGAGAATAGAGAGAATGAAGGTGACCTATTAATTGCTGCTGAGAAGATCACTCCTGAAGCAATGAATTTCATGATTAAAAATGCAAGAGGAATTGTATGTGTACCAATGCTTGAAGAACGTCTTAACGAATTGAATATACCGTTAATGGTAAGTAAGAACACTGATTCTAAGAAAACGGCATTTACAGTTTCGGTAGATTATTGTGAAACGACTACAGGAGTATCTGCATATGAGAGATGTGAAACTGTTAATAAGTTAGTAGATAAGAACATTACTGGGGATAAGTTCACAAGACCTGGACATATCTATCCACTTATAGCTAGAAAAGGCGGAGTATTAAAAAGAGCTGGACATACAGAAGCAGCTGTAGATATGACAAAATTAGCTGATATGTATCCAGCAGGTGTTATATGTGAGATTGTGAATGAAGATGGAACAATGGCTAGATTACCAGAATTGATGAAATATGCAAGTAAGCACAATCTGAAAATAATATCTATAGAAGATCTAATCAAGTATAGGAAGAAACATGAGAAGATTATCGAAAGAAAAGCTTCTGCGAAGTTACCTACTAAATATGGTATGTTTGAATTATATGGATATGTTAATAAAATAGATAACGAGGAACATATTGCATTAGTTAAAGGTAAAGTAGATGATGGTGAACCTACTTTGGTTAGAATACATTCAGAATGTTTGACAGGAGATGTATTGGGTTCTACTAAATGTGATTGTGGAGATCAGCTGCATGAAGCGATGAGAAGAATAGGCCAAGAAGAAAAAGGTGCCATAATATATATGAGACAAGAGGGTAGAGGAATAGGACTCATCAACAAGATAAAGGCTTACTCATTACAAGATAAAGGAATGGATACAGTAGAAGCCAATCTGGCTCTTGGTTTCAAAGAGGATCTGAGAGAATATAGTGTAAGTGCTCAGATATTACAAGATCTTGGAATATCTAAAGTAAAATTGATGACTAATAATCCAGAGAAAGTAGAGGGGATAGAAAAATATGATGTAGATGTTGTTGAACGAGTTCCAATAGAAATTGGGTACAACAAGGATAATCAATATTATCTGGAAATAAAAAAAGAAAAGATGGGACATATATTGAGTCTCACAAGATAA